The Caldanaerobius fijiensis DSM 17918 genomic sequence TATAGCCATCAGGTAAATTTATAATTTTTTCGTGTATACCTGCTATATGAGCGGCTTCTACTATCGCCTTCATTCTCGTTTCTTCGTCTTCGAATTTGTCTTCGTTTCCGTATAAAATATTATTTGCTACAGTGTCATTAAATAGAATAGGTTCTTGACTAACTACCGCTATGTTCTTTCTTAAATAAGACAACGGTAAATCTTTTACTTCATATCCGTCTATAAATATTTTTCCTGTGTAATTTCGGTAGAAACCTGCTAACAGATGAACTATAGTACTCTTACCTACTCCGCTTTGCCCCACAATCCCTATTCTTTCACCTGGGTTTATTGAAAAAGATAAACCCTTAAGTATTGGCTTTTCATTATTGTTATAAGCAAAACAAACATCTTGAAAATTAATTTGCCCTTTAAAACCACTTCGCTCTATGTTTATCCTTTGAATATCCATTATTTCGGTTTCAGAATTTAATACCTCCAGGACTCTTTTAACAGAACCTACCATTTGCTGTATATTTAAATACTGCAATGCGATTTGATTAATGGGGCCTCCTGTCATCAATACCCAGGAATTTAATGCTATAATATCACCTATATTCATCTTACCTTTAATCGAAAACCAAGATCCTACCACGTATATACCAGCTGTCATCGCCCCTGATATAAACATTGAAAGGGCTATAGACGTATTATTGTAAGAAAACTCCTTAGTTTCTACTTTAAATAACTCCTTTAAAATATTAATAAAATTGTTTACCTCTTTGGTCTCTGTGCCGCTTAATTTCACAATATCATTTCCCGAAACGGTCTCCTGGGCTTTGCTATTTAGCTGACCATATAATTTCGATTCTTTATAGCTTAACTGAGCAAGTTTTTTTCGGAATAGGAAAAAGCTTATCGCAAAAAGAGGCGAAAAAATAATAGCTACAATAGCAAATTTCCAGTTAACCACGCTAATTACAATTATAATGATAATGAGAGCAGGAATATGACTACCAAAAATTTGTATTGTATTTTGTAACAAATCTTTATAACGATCAGCATCATTAAATAATCGAGAAAGCAGATCACCTACTTGTCTTTCAGTAAGCTGCTGCCTTGTCATATGCATAATTGTATTAAACAAATCACCTTTTATATTTTTAGATATATATTGTGAAAGTTTTAATTGTGTATAATTTTTAGATATTTGTACAATTACCATAGCTATTAGCGTAGCAAAAACAAGCAGTGCCAGGCGAAATAACAGGTTGATATCTTTTCTAGGAATTGCTTGATTGATCAACATTCTGTTGATTTGAGGAATATACAAGGCCAATAGAGTGTACAAATTCTCAAATATAATAAACATAAATACGTAATGCCACTTGCCTTTAACATATTTAGCCCCTTCCTTCAAAAGGCTATATACC encodes the following:
- a CDS encoding ABC transporter ATP-binding protein; translated protein: MNLREVYSLLKEGAKYVKGKWHYVFMFIIFENLYTLLALYIPQINRMLINQAIPRKDINLLFRLALLVFATLIAMVIVQISKNYTQLKLSQYISKNIKGDLFNTIMHMTRQQLTERQVGDLLSRLFNDADRYKDLLQNTIQIFGSHIPALIIIIIVISVVNWKFAIVAIIFSPLFAISFFLFRKKLAQLSYKESKLYGQLNSKAQETVSGNDIVKLSGTETKEVNNFINILKELFKVETKEFSYNNTSIALSMFISGAMTAGIYVVGSWFSIKGKMNIGDIIALNSWVLMTGGPINQIALQYLNIQQMVGSVKRVLEVLNSETEIMDIQRINIERSGFKGQINFQDVCFAYNNNEKPILKGLSFSINPGERIGIVGQSGVGKSTIVHLLAGFYRNYTGKIFIDGYEVKDLPLSYLRKNIAVVSQEPILFNDTVANNILYGNEDKFEDEETRMKAIVEAAHIAGIHEKIINLPDGYNTFIGDRGIKLSGGEKQRIIIARMVIKNPAIILLDEAMSAIDAENEREIQEKLDVVTKGKTTLIISHRITTLRNVDRIMVLEDGKIADFGTHEELLRKNKLYARLYYNIADKKKRESI